The following proteins are co-located in the Halostella salina genome:
- a CDS encoding GNAT family N-acetyltransferase yields MAYEVRHATSEDGEDLIELWHGFTDHLSEYDDRYQHKDEADSRWLSYFENQLVDSKYGTVVVAEEEGTGDLVGVLEARVMGDHPIFRLEDHGYINGHYVRESHRGEGVGRALLEKADDWFSGPPHEVDFYRIDVIDGDEEAAALYDDLGFEPVEHVYEKSAGSR; encoded by the coding sequence ATGGCGTACGAGGTTCGACACGCGACAAGCGAGGACGGCGAGGACCTGATCGAACTCTGGCACGGGTTCACGGACCACCTCTCGGAGTACGACGACCGGTATCAGCACAAGGACGAGGCGGATTCGCGCTGGCTCAGCTACTTCGAGAACCAGCTCGTCGACTCCAAGTACGGAACGGTCGTGGTCGCCGAGGAGGAGGGGACCGGCGACCTCGTCGGGGTGCTGGAAGCCCGCGTGATGGGTGACCACCCGATCTTCCGGCTGGAGGACCACGGGTACATCAACGGCCACTACGTCCGCGAGTCCCACCGCGGCGAGGGCGTCGGCCGGGCCTTGCTGGAGAAGGCCGACGACTGGTTCTCCGGGCCACCCCACGAGGTCGACTTCTACCGGATCGACGTGATCGACGGCGACGAGGAGGCCGCGGCGCTGTACGACGACCTCGGCTTCGAGCCGGTCGAACACGTGTACGAAAAGTCCGCGGGGAGCCGGTAA
- a CDS encoding PaaD-like zinc ribbon domain-containing protein, translated as MADSEDPEVECPHCGSDDVERESQFGSEISKAQYYCNGCNTVFERIKYDGKQPE; from the coding sequence ATGGCCGACTCCGAGGACCCCGAGGTCGAATGCCCGCACTGCGGCTCGGACGACGTGGAGCGCGAGTCGCAGTTCGGCAGCGAGATCTCGAAGGCGCAGTACTACTGCAACGGCTGCAACACCGTCTTCGAGCGGATCAAGTACGACGGGAAACAGCCCGAGTAG
- a CDS encoding 2Fe-2S iron-sulfur cluster-binding protein: protein MVETYTVELVDRDETIEVPADKSILEAAEEVGIDLPYQCRMGVCGVCCAMRENDSEVEQTEGMFLSESEKEEGYVLTCIGRPLSNLELHTDESP from the coding sequence ATGGTCGAGACGTACACCGTGGAACTCGTCGACCGCGACGAAACCATCGAGGTCCCCGCGGACAAGTCGATCCTCGAAGCGGCCGAGGAGGTGGGGATCGACCTCCCGTACCAGTGTCGGATGGGCGTTTGCGGGGTCTGCTGTGCGATGCGGGAGAACGACTCGGAGGTCGAGCAGACCGAGGGCATGTTCCTCTCCGAGAGCGAGAAGGAGGAGGGGTACGTTCTGACGTGTATCGGCCGACCGCTCTCCAACCTCGAACTCCACACCGACGAAAGCCCCTGA
- a CDS encoding phenylacetic acid degradation PaaB family protein, which translates to MTGDTKYEVFARKSEGDDTLHIGNVSAKSDRLAKMYAHNTFDEEDWNYLAVVRQEDLLEVQPQAMRHGVSADE; encoded by the coding sequence ATGACCGGCGACACGAAGTACGAGGTGTTCGCCCGGAAGAGCGAGGGCGACGACACCCTCCACATCGGCAACGTGAGCGCCAAGAGCGACCGGCTCGCGAAGATGTACGCACACAACACGTTCGACGAGGAGGACTGGAACTACCTTGCCGTCGTCAGGCAGGAGGACCTGCTCGAAGTGCAACCGCAGGCCATGCGCCACGGGGTGAGCGCCGATGAGTGA
- a CDS encoding metal-sulfur cluster assembly factor → MSTSQRIDGASGPPRTSEFIEGRRADASPFEDELWDALDGIPDPHIPVSLVEMAMIYDVTESDGHVEVEMSFPCMGCPAYDMIKNDVRSCLRVIDGVDSVDVEVVWDPVWSKDMLTDSVREKMRESGIGL, encoded by the coding sequence ATGTCGACGAGTCAGCGTATCGACGGCGCGTCCGGGCCGCCCCGCACGAGCGAGTTCATCGAGGGCCGCCGGGCCGACGCGTCGCCGTTCGAGGACGAACTGTGGGACGCGCTCGACGGGATCCCGGACCCGCACATCCCGGTGAGCCTCGTCGAGATGGCGATGATCTACGACGTGACCGAATCGGACGGCCACGTCGAGGTCGAGATGTCGTTCCCCTGCATGGGCTGTCCCGCCTACGACATGATCAAAAACGACGTGCGGAGCTGTCTGCGCGTCATCGACGGCGTCGACAGCGTCGACGTGGAGGTCGTCTGGGACCCCGTCTGGTCGAAGGACATGCTCACCGACTCGGTCCGCGAGAAGATGCGCGAATCGGGGATCGGCCTATGA
- a CDS encoding Phenylacetic acid catabolic protein — translation MSDWPDEAVDYVQAVADTKLVLGHRCAQWSLAGPSLEDDIGGSSAAQEEVGHVRQLFRKLEGQGRDGDWLRGERDPEEFSNAACLDAIDGEWPDFVATIAPADRAAWYMLDAVDRDDMDGMITKIGEDEYFHLEYHDARLETLAAEQPDGLQATLEETIPAALALIGPASYDDESDPLVDAGFTSVPVASIRERFADHYRDLFADTDVSLSGVDWSTPDADEWDETRRRIGSGGIGEEDLIQIRGERNAMFATE, via the coding sequence ATGAGTGACTGGCCCGACGAGGCGGTCGACTACGTGCAGGCGGTCGCCGACACGAAGCTCGTGCTTGGCCACCGGTGTGCCCAGTGGAGCCTCGCCGGTCCCTCGCTGGAGGACGACATCGGTGGCTCCAGCGCCGCACAGGAGGAAGTCGGCCACGTCCGCCAGCTGTTCCGGAAGCTGGAGGGGCAGGGTCGAGACGGCGACTGGCTCCGCGGCGAGCGCGACCCCGAGGAGTTCAGCAACGCCGCCTGCCTCGACGCGATCGACGGCGAGTGGCCCGACTTCGTGGCGACCATCGCACCCGCGGACCGCGCGGCGTGGTACATGCTCGACGCGGTCGACCGCGACGACATGGACGGGATGATCACCAAGATCGGCGAGGACGAGTACTTCCACCTGGAGTACCACGACGCCCGACTGGAGACGCTGGCGGCCGAACAGCCCGACGGGCTGCAGGCGACGCTGGAGGAGACGATCCCGGCGGCGCTCGCGCTCATCGGTCCCGCGTCGTACGACGACGAGTCGGACCCGCTGGTCGACGCCGGCTTCACGAGCGTCCCCGTCGCGTCGATCCGGGAGCGGTTCGCGGACCACTACCGCGACCTGTTCGCCGACACGGACGTGTCGCTCTCCGGGGTCGACTGGTCGACGCCCGACGCCGACGAGTGGGACGAGACCCGCCGCCGGATCGGGTCGGGCGGGATCGGCGAGGAGGACCTCATCCAGATCCGCGGCGAGCGAAACGCCATGTTCGCGACCGAGTGA
- a CDS encoding 1,2-phenylacetyl-CoA epoxidase subunit PaaC, translating into MPTEKQLKKQLQNGKMIESEEEMTEGYKEALKTILLVSGDTELMSAPAYYDQSLNAPSIDARASCVSVIQDELGHGHIAYRLLEDLGEDREELVYEREPHEFRNTYGFDQHIENFAELVTAHGIFDRAGMVLLGDIYENTSYAPWKRALTKVEKEEQFHLRHGETWMRRLANKSDKTHAKLQDAVDWMFPIGVEWFGMEDDKKRNTEQLDYRIKGKSNDELRQDWLSRTLPLMDELDLDVPAHYDEAADEYVLEYDLPIAFDQENKDWRFEESISWSDVMDRWRARGPANEKYVNMIQSGKVDVQV; encoded by the coding sequence ATGCCTACCGAGAAACAGCTGAAAAAACAGCTCCAGAACGGGAAGATGATCGAGTCCGAGGAGGAGATGACCGAGGGGTACAAGGAGGCCCTCAAGACCATCCTGCTCGTCTCGGGCGACACGGAACTGATGAGCGCGCCCGCCTACTACGACCAGTCGCTGAACGCGCCCTCGATCGACGCGCGGGCGTCCTGCGTCAGCGTCATCCAGGACGAACTGGGCCACGGGCACATCGCCTACCGCCTCCTGGAGGACCTGGGCGAGGACCGCGAGGAGCTCGTCTACGAGCGCGAGCCCCACGAGTTCCGCAACACGTACGGGTTCGACCAGCACATCGAGAACTTCGCCGAACTCGTGACCGCCCACGGCATCTTCGACCGCGCGGGGATGGTCCTGCTCGGCGACATCTACGAGAACACGTCGTACGCGCCGTGGAAGCGCGCGCTGACGAAAGTCGAGAAGGAAGAGCAGTTCCACCTCCGCCACGGCGAGACGTGGATGCGCCGGCTGGCGAACAAGAGCGACAAGACCCACGCGAAGCTCCAGGACGCGGTCGACTGGATGTTCCCCATCGGTGTCGAGTGGTTCGGGATGGAGGACGACAAGAAGCGCAACACCGAGCAGCTCGACTACCGCATCAAGGGCAAGTCCAACGACGAACTCCGGCAGGACTGGCTCTCGCGGACGCTGCCGCTGATGGACGAACTCGATCTGGACGTGCCCGCCCACTACGACGAGGCGGCCGACGAGTACGTTCTGGAGTACGACCTCCCGATCGCCTTCGACCAGGAGAACAAGGACTGGCGCTTCGAGGAGTCGATCAGCTGGTCCGACGTGATGGACCGCTGGCGCGCCCGCGGCCCGGCCAACGAGAAGTACGTCAACATGATCCAGTCCGGCAAAGTGGACGTGCAGGTGTAA